In Candidatus Manganitrophus morganii, the genomic window GGTCACATCCTTTCACCAGATCGGAGAGAACGACCAGCCCGCAGAAGACCGCCTTGTCGCTCGTCGGAATGCCGCGGCGCTGCGCGCCGTAAGCGCAGAGAAAGAGTTTTACCCCATTCTGCTTCAGCCGCTCCATCTCGGGACGGTCTACATTCCGCACCCCCTCGTCGATCAGGTAGAGATAGGTGTCAACCCCCTGACGAAGGGCCTCGTTTGCGAGAGAGGTGACGGTGGTCAGGTTTTTGTCTTCCGGAGGGGTTGATAAGAGAATGCCCAACTTCTTTTTTTCCATCGGCCCGACTTTAACACCTGCAAAACCGCGTTGTCAACTTTGACGCCATTCCGGCAAGGAATCTTTCGGCTGAAAAGCGGGCGGACGTCCTGAGCCCGGTCGTGAAAAATTTGCCTTGAACTCTCCGAAAGAGACGCGATATCTTGTGAACATGCACGCGCGTCGCATTTCTCGAAGCTTGCTGCGAAGGTTAGACGCGCGAATACAAATGGAGTCTTTCCATCTTTTCGGGTCGAAGATTCCCCGCAGCTTGCTGCGGGGGCTTCAATCGCCTAAGTATACTCCCATATTTGTCTTGATATTTTTTTGTGGATCGGCGTCCTTGATCAATAAGCGCGTAGAACCGTCATCCCCCTTACGGAAAGGGGGCGAAGAGGGGACTATGATGATCTTGGCTTTTACCGGAACATAAGCGGGCGGATCGATGCAGGAACCAGGAAAAATAAGCCAGGGAAGGGGAGCGAAGGGAAGGAACAAGCCGCGCGTGGTCGGAATTGAGAAACTCGTTCGCGAACTGGAGATTTATCAGCGCGAGTTGGAGGTCCAGAATGAAGAACTCCGGCAGGCGCAGTCCAATCTGGAGCTCTCCTGCGACCGTTTTTCCTCCCTGTACGATTTCGCTCCGGTCGGTTACTTCACCTTCAGCCGGAGCGGCCTCATCTTAGATGTGAATTTGAAAGGGGCCAAACTGTTGGGTGCCGAGCGCGCCGGTCTGGTGAAGACCTCCTTCTCAGTTCATCTCGATAAGGGGAGTCGATCGTCCTTTATCACTTATCTGA contains:
- a CDS encoding DsrE family protein, with product MEKKKLGILLSTPPEDKNLTTVTSLANEALRQGVDTYLYLIDEGVRNVDRPEMERLKQNGVKLFLCAYGAQRRGIPTSDKAVFCGLVVLSDLVKGCDRFVTFN